The Brevibacillus brevis genome contains a region encoding:
- a CDS encoding HlyD family secretion protein, which produces MKRKLVLYVILLLFVAGGGGIGYYYWYQGAHYVTTQDARITGDIYRVMPKMTGKLTGLAVKEGDTVIADQIVGQQDTTNVATTMLENSVLRSPITGTVIKTQAKEGEIVSTGQSVALVIDESKLYISANLEETEIERLKLGQKVDFTLDAYPGKKLGGHLMEIGKATNSTFSLMPATNTSGNFTKVTQRIPIKIAIDDTAGLDLVAGLNAEIKVHVKEM; this is translated from the coding sequence ATGAAGCGAAAACTGGTTTTGTATGTCATTTTGCTCCTGTTCGTGGCAGGTGGTGGAGGAATCGGTTACTACTATTGGTATCAAGGTGCGCATTATGTGACCACACAAGATGCCCGGATTACGGGAGACATTTATCGCGTTATGCCAAAAATGACAGGCAAACTGACCGGACTCGCTGTCAAAGAAGGCGACACCGTTATAGCGGATCAAATCGTAGGACAGCAGGATACAACTAACGTAGCAACGACGATGCTGGAAAACAGCGTGTTGCGCTCCCCCATTACAGGTACCGTGATTAAAACGCAAGCAAAAGAGGGAGAGATTGTTTCGACAGGGCAATCGGTAGCTCTCGTAATTGACGAAAGCAAATTGTACATCTCCGCCAATTTGGAAGAGACTGAGATCGAACGGTTGAAACTCGGCCAAAAAGTCGATTTTACGCTTGACGCTTACCCAGGTAAGAAATTGGGCGGTCATTTGATGGAGATCGGAAAAGCGACGAATTCTACATTTTCCTTGATGCCAGCGACCAATACGAGCGGGAACTTCACCAAGGTAACCCAGCGTATTCCGATCAAAATCGCCATAGATGACACAGCCGGTCTGGACCTCGTTGCCGGATTGAATGCCGAGATCAAAGTGCACGTGAAGGAGATGTAA
- a CDS encoding N-acetylmuramoyl-L-alanine amidase family protein, with protein MRNLLAIFRIAAFMLILICIPTRSEALPLTSFHILIDVGHGGVDSGTSYGDLHEKDINLQIAKRLYQQLTAAGYTVALNRNKDVALSDDNRWLDNRSRHIRDLAQRKNLAKEIGPQMMLSLHVNWSPSPRRRGAIILHQNTEESYLLAELLQNSLNKLTGTNEKPVRGKTYYMLRHNYCPSVIVEMGFISNAQDREMLTNPKSQEKIAQAITEAVSEYVKLSGNKQTEASVEESWWRKLMGSLLDKL; from the coding sequence ATGAGAAACTTACTGGCTATTTTCCGTATCGCTGCTTTCATGCTTATCCTCATTTGTATCCCGACGCGAAGCGAGGCCTTGCCGCTCACCTCGTTTCATATTTTGATTGATGTTGGCCATGGAGGGGTAGATTCGGGTACTTCTTATGGGGATTTACACGAAAAAGACATCAATCTGCAAATTGCCAAACGACTGTATCAGCAATTGACAGCAGCCGGATACACGGTGGCTTTGAATCGGAACAAGGATGTTGCCCTGAGTGATGACAATCGTTGGTTGGACAACCGATCGCGGCATATACGAGACTTGGCACAGCGCAAAAACTTGGCAAAAGAAATCGGTCCACAGATGATGCTCAGCTTGCATGTAAACTGGTCGCCCAGTCCAAGGCGCAGGGGCGCGATTATTTTGCATCAAAACACAGAAGAGAGCTACCTGTTGGCAGAGCTGCTGCAAAACTCGCTGAACAAGCTTACAGGAACCAACGAAAAGCCAGTCCGGGGAAAGACGTACTACATGCTCCGTCATAACTACTGTCCGTCTGTCATCGTGGAGATGGGCTTTATCAGCAACGCGCAGGACCGCGAAATGTTAACGAATCCCAAATCACAAGAAAAAATCGCTCAGGCCATTACAGAAGCCGTGAGCGAATACGTAAAGTTGTCGGGAAATAAGCAAACGGAGGCGAGCGTTGAGGAGAGCTGGTGGCGAAAATTAATGGGCAGTTTGCTGGATAAGCTTTGA
- a CDS encoding DHA2 family efflux MFS transporter permease subunit, translating to MAEAVAHREEKSGNGGMWLSLLAILSGTFVAILNNSLINVALPAMVNIFGSTTETMQWVLTGYMLANAVMIPMSGSLSAKFGAKKIFVFSLSAFTFSSILCALAWSDSSLIAFRVVQGVSGGMIMPIGMSMIYMIVPREKIGMALGIFGIASMTAPALGPTLGGYLIEFLSWQFLFLVGVPFGIFAVIMSIVLLKETPKKPELKFDFMGAFLAIVGFGTLLLALSKGQAEGWTSFFIVSLFFIAVMSLILFVWVELGKESPLLDLRLLKIPTFTISILTSGFVMMGMMGGIFLMPIFLQNIQGLTAMESGILLMPQSIAMAIMMPISGKLMDKYGIGPIGLIGLTIMSVTTYELHNLSADSMHSWIDMILTIRGIGIGLCMMTLSTVGMNAVPRASVGDASPLSNVLRQVMSSFAIAILTVIMQARQNFHMASISENLNTDMAMPFISGISGMYAQVGVDAASATGGASTILYGMMAKESLVQGIGDTFLVSVIPIVLSIPLLYFLHKKPKKKQEIPATEKATA from the coding sequence ATGGCGGAAGCGGTGGCACACCGAGAGGAGAAAAGCGGGAACGGCGGCATGTGGCTGTCTCTTCTCGCAATCCTCTCAGGAACCTTCGTTGCGATTCTGAACAATAGTTTAATTAACGTTGCCCTGCCAGCCATGGTCAATATTTTTGGTTCGACCACAGAGACCATGCAGTGGGTATTGACCGGATATATGCTGGCAAACGCCGTCATGATTCCGATGAGCGGCTCGTTGTCCGCCAAATTCGGGGCGAAAAAAATATTTGTATTCTCCTTATCCGCGTTTACTTTTTCGTCTATCCTTTGTGCTTTGGCGTGGAGTGACTCTTCGTTGATTGCCTTTCGCGTCGTGCAAGGTGTCAGCGGGGGGATGATCATGCCAATCGGGATGTCGATGATTTACATGATTGTTCCGCGTGAAAAGATCGGCATGGCATTGGGGATATTCGGGATTGCTTCCATGACAGCCCCTGCGCTGGGCCCGACATTAGGTGGATATCTCATCGAATTTTTAAGCTGGCAATTTCTTTTTCTGGTCGGTGTACCCTTTGGTATTTTTGCGGTGATCATGAGTATCGTTCTGCTCAAGGAAACGCCGAAAAAGCCAGAGCTGAAGTTCGACTTTATGGGAGCATTTCTCGCTATCGTCGGTTTCGGGACGCTGCTGCTCGCCTTAAGTAAAGGGCAAGCAGAGGGTTGGACCTCCTTTTTCATCGTCAGTCTGTTTTTCATTGCCGTGATGAGCTTGATCCTGTTTGTTTGGGTCGAGCTGGGGAAGGAAAGTCCGCTGCTCGATTTGCGGCTTTTGAAGATTCCTACCTTTACTATCAGCATTTTGACTTCTGGCTTCGTCATGATGGGGATGATGGGCGGTATCTTCCTGATGCCGATTTTCCTCCAGAACATTCAGGGATTGACGGCGATGGAGTCTGGAATCCTGCTGATGCCGCAATCGATTGCCATGGCGATCATGATGCCAATCAGCGGAAAGCTGATGGATAAATACGGGATCGGACCGATCGGGTTGATCGGCTTGACCATCATGAGCGTCACGACGTATGAACTGCACAATCTATCTGCTGACAGCATGCACTCGTGGATCGATATGATCTTGACCATTCGCGGGATTGGGATCGGATTGTGTATGATGACGCTGTCTACGGTAGGGATGAACGCTGTTCCGCGTGCAAGTGTGGGGGATGCTTCTCCGCTGTCCAACGTCTTGCGTCAGGTTATGAGCTCGTTTGCCATTGCGATTTTGACCGTGATCATGCAGGCGCGTCAAAATTTTCACATGGCTTCAATCTCTGAAAACTTGAATACGGATATGGCGATGCCGTTTATCAGTGGCATTTCCGGAATGTATGCACAAGTAGGGGTAGATGCGGCGAGTGCGACTGGGGGAGCCAGCACGATTTTGTACGGAATGATGGCAAAAGAATCGTTGGTCCAAGGTATCGGGGATACTTTCCTCGTTTCCGTTATTCCTATTGTCCTCTCGATTCCACTTCTGTACTTCCTGCATAAAAAGCCGAAAAAAAAGCAAGAGATACCCGCAACCGAGAAGGCGACAGCCTAA
- a CDS encoding DMT family transporter, whose product MNQSLEKPLFPPYLALLIGVIAISSSAIFVKLSDAPAPIIATYRLIFSVLLTLPFLFWNRGALAEIGKMSKKVWLLCILSGAFLASHFLLWFESLNYTSVASSTVLVTLQPLFAFIGGYFFFGEKVRFLALSGGLLAIAGSFVIGWGDFQVGGMALWGDFLALMGAVTVTGYWLVGQYVRQHMSSFAYTIVVYTATSVILVAYDLALGYSLVGYPAADWGWFFCLALFPTLLGHSIFNWIIKWLNTTTISMGILGEPIGTAILAYFILGEVVTPPQWIGGLIIIAGIYVFIRFNQPAKGVSSIEQATGEPKKLA is encoded by the coding sequence ATGAATCAATCTTTGGAAAAACCGTTATTCCCCCCGTATTTGGCTCTCTTAATCGGGGTGATCGCCATTTCCTCTTCTGCGATCTTTGTAAAGCTATCGGATGCGCCTGCTCCGATTATCGCTACGTATCGCCTGATTTTTTCCGTTCTCTTAACGCTTCCTTTTTTATTCTGGAATCGTGGCGCCCTTGCAGAGATTGGAAAAATGTCCAAAAAAGTGTGGCTACTCTGTATTTTATCCGGAGCCTTTTTGGCAAGCCACTTTCTGTTGTGGTTTGAATCGCTGAACTACACGTCTGTTGCCAGTTCTACTGTGCTCGTTACCTTGCAGCCCTTATTTGCATTCATCGGCGGTTATTTCTTTTTTGGTGAAAAAGTTCGATTTCTGGCTCTATCTGGCGGCTTGCTGGCGATTGCGGGAAGCTTCGTGATTGGCTGGGGAGATTTTCAAGTAGGCGGCATGGCTTTATGGGGAGATTTCCTCGCATTGATGGGAGCAGTTACTGTGACGGGCTACTGGCTGGTCGGGCAGTACGTTCGCCAGCATATGTCCTCTTTTGCCTACACAATTGTCGTTTATACGGCCACCAGCGTGATTCTGGTCGCCTATGATCTGGCTCTCGGGTATTCGCTCGTCGGTTACCCTGCGGCGGATTGGGGCTGGTTCTTCTGTCTCGCCCTGTTCCCGACCTTACTTGGACATTCTATTTTTAACTGGATTATTAAATGGCTCAATACGACGACGATATCCATGGGGATTTTGGGAGAACCGATCGGGACTGCGATTCTCGCTTACTTCATCTTGGGTGAAGTGGTAACGCCTCCGCAATGGATTGGCGGCTTGATCATTATCGCAGGCATTTATGTGTTCATTCGTTTTAACCAACCTGCTAAAGGAGTGTCCTCCATTGAACAAGCAACCGGAGAACCGAAAAAGCTTGCGTGA
- a CDS encoding divergent polysaccharide deacetylase family protein: MKKMDKEGDSMNWRKSLPLLLALFLSFGSLPVTATPSVEPKPAEKKLIAFVIDDFGNNMQGTEEILSMPVPLTIAVMPFLPSTKQDAELAHQKGHDVILHMPMEPMKGKRSWLGPGAITADLSDEEIRSRVEKAIDDVPHAIGMNNHMGSKITADERIMRIIMKVVKERGLIYLDSKTTDKSVAGKVAAEMGVPFAENLYFLDDIYTVPHITKQMEKICQRIGNHPICIAIGHVGPPGKKTASVLRQYIPRIQKEAEFVTISKLIQQTAH; this comes from the coding sequence ATGAAAAAAATGGACAAGGAAGGTGATTCGATGAATTGGAGGAAATCGCTTCCTCTCTTGCTCGCATTATTTCTATCCTTTGGCTCGTTGCCAGTAACGGCGACCCCTAGTGTGGAGCCCAAACCCGCTGAAAAAAAGCTGATCGCATTTGTCATCGATGATTTCGGAAACAACATGCAGGGGACAGAGGAAATTTTATCGATGCCCGTCCCTCTGACAATCGCCGTCATGCCGTTTCTGCCAAGCACGAAGCAGGATGCAGAGCTCGCCCATCAAAAAGGTCATGATGTCATCTTGCATATGCCGATGGAGCCGATGAAAGGAAAACGCTCCTGGCTTGGTCCCGGTGCCATTACGGCTGATCTGTCCGACGAAGAAATTCGCAGTCGCGTCGAGAAAGCGATTGACGATGTGCCTCACGCGATTGGCATGAACAATCATATGGGCTCAAAAATAACGGCTGACGAGCGGATCATGCGCATCATCATGAAAGTGGTCAAAGAACGCGGGCTGATCTATTTGGACAGCAAAACAACCGACAAGAGCGTTGCAGGTAAGGTTGCAGCTGAAATGGGCGTGCCTTTTGCAGAAAATCTCTATTTTCTCGATGATATCTATACGGTCCCCCATATTACGAAGCAAATGGAAAAGATCTGCCAAAGAATCGGAAACCATCCGATCTGCATCGCAATTGGTCATGTTGGACCTCCTGGCAAGAAAACAGCCTCCGTTCTGCGCCAGTACATCCCGCGAATTCAGAAGGAGGCCGAATTTGTAACCATTTCAAAGCTTATCCAGCAAACTGCCCATTAA
- a CDS encoding MarR family winged helix-turn-helix transcriptional regulator: MNKSLHIRDLLKRLNKTFGTMATKELSQYGVTVPQLMVIREIHPDPKTIGQISKAVDLSYSTVSGIIDRLEREQLVERVRDENDRRVVWIRKTPKISELFAKVDFFSENFYKRIFHGFSDEDLDIIIQSMETLIAKLEERES; encoded by the coding sequence ATGAATAAATCACTGCATATTCGGGACTTGTTAAAACGGTTGAACAAGACATTTGGCACGATGGCCACAAAAGAACTGTCCCAATATGGTGTGACTGTCCCGCAGCTAATGGTCATTCGAGAAATACATCCTGATCCCAAAACGATCGGTCAGATAAGCAAAGCCGTAGACTTATCGTACAGCACCGTTTCTGGCATCATTGATCGTTTGGAACGTGAACAACTCGTAGAACGTGTACGTGATGAGAATGACCGGCGTGTTGTCTGGATTCGTAAAACACCGAAGATTTCCGAGCTGTTCGCAAAGGTTGATTTTTTCTCAGAGAACTTTTACAAGCGTATTTTCCATGGATTTTCCGATGAGGATTTAGACATCATTATTCAGTCGATGGAAACATTGATTGCGAAACTAGAAGAACGAGAAAGTTGA
- the mutM gene encoding DNA-formamidopyrimidine glycosylase codes for MPELPEVETVVRTLRGLVMGKTIERVSVHLARIVRQPDDVEAFKSLLVGQTIQDIQRRAKFIQFFLNEDVLVSHLRMEGRYGVYQADDPVEKHTHVVFHFTDGTELRYRDVRQFGTMDLFPKGKETTVGPLAKLGVEPLDKSFTPEVLGKLLKGRSTKIKPLLLNQECIVGLGNIYVDESLFKAGIHPEKPAGTLTDKEVIRLHESIVSTLQEAVEQGGSSIKSYVNGQGEMGMFQQSLLVYGRKDEACTKCGAEIIRFVVGGRGTHICPTCQKL; via the coding sequence ATGCCAGAATTGCCGGAGGTAGAAACCGTCGTTCGGACTCTGCGTGGCTTGGTCATGGGAAAAACGATTGAGAGAGTCAGTGTTCATTTGGCGCGCATTGTGCGTCAGCCAGATGACGTGGAAGCTTTCAAATCTCTCTTGGTGGGACAAACCATCCAGGATATCCAACGGCGGGCAAAATTCATTCAGTTTTTCTTAAACGAGGATGTGCTCGTGTCCCATCTGCGTATGGAAGGGCGCTATGGCGTGTATCAGGCGGATGATCCCGTTGAGAAGCATACCCATGTCGTCTTCCATTTTACGGACGGAACGGAGCTGCGTTATCGGGATGTTCGCCAGTTCGGGACGATGGATCTGTTCCCTAAGGGGAAGGAAACAACTGTCGGACCTTTGGCAAAGCTGGGGGTAGAACCGCTAGATAAAAGTTTTACTCCTGAAGTTTTGGGGAAATTGTTAAAAGGACGGTCAACAAAAATTAAGCCGCTTCTCCTAAACCAGGAATGTATTGTAGGGCTGGGGAATATTTATGTGGACGAGTCACTCTTTAAAGCAGGCATTCATCCGGAGAAACCAGCAGGAACGCTGACAGATAAAGAAGTTATCCGACTGCACGAAAGTATCGTCTCTACCTTGCAAGAAGCGGTAGAACAAGGGGGCAGCTCCATCAAGTCGTATGTGAACGGACAGGGCGAGATGGGCATGTTCCAGCAATCGCTTTTGGTGTATGGGCGAAAAGATGAGGCGTGCACGAAGTGCGGGGCCGAAATCATTCGGTTTGTAGTCGGCGGCAGAGGGACACATATTTGCCCAACCTGCCAAAAGTTATAA
- a CDS encoding efflux RND transporter periplasmic adaptor subunit gives MKKTAQWKTIAAVMAAVSLITAGCSETSSASQTSENVPVVKTWKVTSASTGVIANGKVAASEEIQVVSKVSGKAASVNAKEGAIVKQGDVLVKLEAADYQQQINQAQAAIAGAQAKLRDTKAGARNEQLTQLASIVTQAEASLKVVESNYNRMKALFDAGALSQAELEKSSLDLEKARTGLEQAQAQYDLAKAGPTADTVAALQAEVSRLGSNLELAKSNYDNTIIRAPITGIVAKRSVDPGEMAAAGTPLMVLVNMADVKVEASVPENQINQVKVGSTVDVKVGSLGGKVLKGTVEFVSPISDANSSSFPVKVKVNNKDGLLRAGMVAEVMLQGQATPGTKLPTSAVLEKDSKHYVYTVDDNVVHQVEVAVENASGEWTTVTNGVKDNDQIVLNPTDKLSEGSKVIAN, from the coding sequence ATGAAAAAGACAGCACAATGGAAAACAATCGCTGCAGTCATGGCGGCCGTTTCGCTGATTACGGCGGGCTGTAGCGAGACATCTTCTGCATCGCAAACGAGCGAGAACGTCCCTGTCGTGAAGACGTGGAAGGTGACCTCTGCCTCTACGGGTGTCATCGCCAATGGTAAGGTGGCAGCATCTGAGGAGATCCAAGTCGTTTCTAAAGTATCTGGAAAAGCAGCGAGCGTGAATGCAAAAGAAGGCGCAATCGTCAAGCAAGGCGATGTTCTGGTCAAGCTGGAGGCAGCCGATTATCAGCAGCAGATCAACCAGGCACAGGCAGCCATTGCAGGCGCTCAGGCAAAGCTGAGAGATACTAAAGCAGGTGCGCGCAATGAGCAACTGACGCAGCTTGCAAGTATTGTCACGCAGGCAGAAGCCAGCCTGAAGGTGGTCGAGAGCAATTACAATCGAATGAAAGCATTGTTTGATGCAGGGGCATTGTCCCAAGCGGAGTTGGAGAAATCTTCGTTGGATTTGGAAAAAGCACGCACAGGTCTTGAACAGGCGCAAGCCCAATACGATCTGGCAAAAGCAGGCCCAACTGCTGACACGGTAGCGGCTCTGCAAGCAGAAGTAAGCCGTTTGGGCTCCAATCTGGAGCTGGCGAAAAGCAATTATGACAATACCATTATTCGTGCGCCAATCACAGGTATCGTCGCCAAGCGCTCGGTTGATCCGGGAGAAATGGCAGCAGCGGGGACGCCTCTCATGGTGCTTGTGAATATGGCAGATGTCAAAGTAGAAGCAAGCGTACCGGAAAACCAAATCAACCAAGTGAAGGTCGGCTCTACCGTTGATGTGAAGGTAGGCAGTCTGGGGGGCAAAGTGCTGAAAGGTACCGTTGAGTTTGTCTCTCCGATTTCGGATGCCAACAGCAGTTCTTTCCCAGTCAAAGTGAAAGTAAATAATAAGGACGGCTTGCTGCGCGCAGGTATGGTAGCAGAGGTCATGCTCCAAGGTCAGGCAACGCCAGGAACAAAATTGCCGACTTCAGCCGTGCTGGAAAAGGACAGCAAGCATTACGTCTATACCGTAGACGACAACGTTGTACACCAGGTGGAAGTTGCGGTAGAGAACGCAAGCGGCGAATGGACAACTGTCACGAATGGCGTCAAAGACAATGATCAAATTGTGCTGAACCCGACAGACAAATTGTCCGAGGGCAGCAAGGTGATCGCAAACTAA
- the polA gene encoding DNA polymerase I: protein MSHFVLIDGNSVANRAFYALPLLSTSAGLHTNAVLGFTTMLLKVLEEMKPTHIMVAFDAGKVVFRHSEYAEYKGGRSKTPPELSEQFPLIRELLDAFSIKRFELEGYEADDIIGTLTKQADEQAWKTTVITGDKDMLQLVSEHVSVALTRKGVSEIELYTPQEIHEKYGLKPLQIIDLKGLMGDSSDNIPGVPGVGEKTALKLLHEYGSVEQVLENIDKVSGKKLQENLRENVDKANMSKALATILREAPVELDVQETGYEGYDGVPLSEFFKKMEFKSLLSKIKVAQPADGSGQADAKPFSFERISEENKAAFESKLTSPMALYIEMDGENYHHAPFLGIGLAADDTVMFVPWDVAKEWKALCEWLADPAKEKWVFDGKRDTVGLAWHDLGIKGISFDVYLASYLLNAAESNPTLDSIAAQYAQTRVLSDEEVYGKGAKRLVPEMDVLSEHVAHKAAAIWQSVPVLREQLAENEMEKLLGELEAPLSMVLALMEKQGVKVNSERLVQMGEDLDKKLAGLTEQIFELAGGEFNINSPKQLGEILFDRLSLPVLKKTKTGPSTSADVLEKLAPYHPIIDAILTFRQLGKLRSTYIEGLTKEIHTKTSKVHTLYNQATTATGRLSSTDPNLQNIPIRMEEGRKIREAFIPSEDGWYMLAADYSQIELRILAHISQDENLIDAFQKGMDIHTRTAMDVFGVSEEEVTSLMRRQAKAVNFGIVYGISDYGLSQNLNITRKEAGDFIERYFDVFSGVKRWMDEIVQQAKADGYVTTLLNRRRYLPDIRSSNFNLRSFAERTAMNTPIQGTAADVIKLAMIRMQEAIEEKGLASRMLLQVHDELVFEVPENELEVMRKLVPEVMESALSLNVPLKVDVSDGRTWYDAK from the coding sequence TTGAGTCATTTTGTGTTGATTGATGGAAACAGTGTTGCGAACCGGGCGTTTTATGCGCTCCCTTTATTGTCCACATCGGCAGGACTGCATACGAACGCAGTGCTGGGCTTTACGACTATGCTGTTAAAAGTGTTGGAGGAAATGAAGCCAACGCATATCATGGTTGCTTTTGACGCGGGAAAAGTCGTGTTTCGCCATAGCGAGTATGCAGAGTACAAAGGGGGACGCAGCAAAACTCCGCCGGAGCTGTCTGAACAGTTTCCACTGATTCGGGAGCTGTTGGATGCCTTCTCAATCAAACGTTTCGAGCTGGAAGGCTACGAGGCGGATGACATTATCGGTACGTTGACGAAGCAGGCTGATGAGCAAGCTTGGAAAACGACTGTCATTACCGGAGACAAAGATATGCTGCAGCTCGTGTCCGAGCATGTATCCGTTGCTTTGACGCGCAAGGGAGTCAGCGAAATCGAGTTGTACACTCCGCAAGAAATTCACGAAAAATACGGCCTTAAGCCGCTGCAAATAATTGATCTGAAAGGCTTGATGGGCGATTCGTCCGATAACATTCCAGGTGTCCCTGGTGTCGGAGAGAAAACGGCTCTGAAGCTGCTGCACGAATATGGCTCTGTTGAGCAAGTACTGGAAAACATCGATAAAGTCTCGGGCAAAAAGCTGCAAGAGAACCTGCGTGAGAATGTAGACAAGGCGAACATGAGCAAAGCCTTGGCAACCATTTTGCGTGAAGCGCCTGTGGAGCTGGATGTGCAAGAGACTGGCTATGAAGGCTATGATGGTGTACCTCTCAGCGAGTTCTTTAAAAAGATGGAGTTCAAATCGCTCTTGTCGAAGATCAAAGTGGCACAGCCAGCAGATGGAAGCGGACAAGCAGACGCCAAGCCGTTTTCGTTTGAGAGGATTTCAGAGGAAAACAAAGCAGCGTTCGAGTCCAAGCTGACTTCGCCAATGGCTCTTTACATCGAAATGGACGGGGAAAACTATCATCATGCGCCATTCCTTGGGATTGGACTGGCTGCGGATGACACGGTGATGTTCGTTCCGTGGGACGTAGCCAAGGAATGGAAGGCGCTCTGTGAGTGGCTGGCTGATCCGGCGAAGGAAAAGTGGGTATTTGACGGCAAGCGAGACACGGTTGGGCTCGCTTGGCATGATTTGGGGATAAAAGGCATCAGCTTTGATGTGTACCTCGCTTCTTACCTGCTGAATGCGGCTGAGAGCAACCCGACTTTGGATAGCATTGCGGCCCAATACGCACAGACACGGGTATTGTCAGATGAAGAGGTGTACGGCAAGGGTGCCAAGCGTCTTGTTCCTGAAATGGACGTGCTGAGCGAGCATGTGGCGCATAAAGCGGCAGCCATCTGGCAGAGCGTGCCTGTCTTGCGCGAGCAGCTGGCGGAAAACGAAATGGAAAAGCTGCTAGGAGAATTGGAAGCCCCGCTGAGTATGGTACTGGCACTCATGGAAAAGCAAGGCGTGAAGGTAAACAGTGAGCGCCTCGTGCAAATGGGGGAAGACTTGGACAAAAAGCTCGCGGGTCTGACAGAACAGATTTTCGAGTTGGCAGGTGGGGAGTTCAACATCAACTCGCCGAAGCAATTGGGTGAGATTTTGTTTGACCGCTTGTCTCTGCCTGTATTGAAAAAGACCAAAACAGGGCCTTCTACCAGTGCAGATGTATTGGAGAAGCTCGCCCCGTATCATCCGATTATCGATGCGATCCTGACCTTCCGTCAGCTCGGCAAGCTCCGCTCTACGTATATTGAGGGCTTGACCAAGGAAATCCATACGAAGACGAGCAAGGTGCATACGCTTTACAACCAGGCAACTACGGCGACAGGGCGACTGTCCAGTACGGACCCGAATCTGCAAAACATCCCGATCCGCATGGAAGAAGGACGCAAGATTCGCGAGGCGTTTATCCCGTCGGAGGACGGCTGGTACATGCTGGCGGCCGACTATTCCCAGATTGAGCTGCGGATTTTGGCCCACATTTCGCAAGACGAGAACTTGATTGACGCCTTCCAAAAAGGAATGGATATTCATACCCGCACCGCCATGGACGTATTTGGTGTGAGTGAGGAAGAAGTGACCTCGCTGATGCGCCGTCAGGCCAAAGCGGTCAACTTCGGGATCGTATACGGCATCAGCGACTACGGTCTGTCGCAAAACCTCAATATTACCCGCAAAGAAGCCGGTGACTTCATTGAGCGCTACTTTGATGTCTTCTCCGGTGTGAAGCGCTGGATGGATGAAATCGTCCAGCAGGCGAAGGCGGATGGTTATGTGACGACCTTGTTGAACCGTCGCCGCTACCTGCCTGATATTCGCAGCAGCAACTTCAACCTGCGTTCGTTTGCTGAGCGTACCGCAATGAACACGCCGATCCAGGGTACTGCTGCCGATGTGATCAAGCTGGCGATGATTCGCATGCAAGAGGCAATCGAGGAGAAAGGTCTCGCTAGCCGCATGCTTTTGCAGGTGCACGATGAGCTTGTATTTGAAGTGCCAGAAAATGAGCTGGAGGTCATGCGCAAGCTGGTGCCAGAAGTGATGGAGAGTGCGCTGTCCCTCAACGTGCCGCTCAAGGTGGACGTCAGTGACGGACGTACCTGGTACGATGCGAAGTAG